Proteins from a single region of Streptomyces sp. Tu 3180:
- a CDS encoding ABC transporter permease, whose amino-acid sequence MTPTATTAPAPAATAGEEQQVRRRRRLSPGRRLPAGRLLGPVLVLLLWSAASAAGRLDPGAVPAPWTVVETGARLWTEGTLPDDVLTSLRRAASGFTIGLTVGVVLALVSGLSRTGEALIDGSVQLNRAIPTLGLIPLFILWLGIGETFKIAIIAIVVYIPIYLNTHAALSGIDHRFVELAEVQGLSRSAFIRQVVVPGALPGFFVGLRLGVTGSWLGLVVLEQINATSGLGYMMFQAQNYGQTDVILVGLVVYGVFGLTSDTLVRLIERRVLSWRRTLSS is encoded by the coding sequence GTGACCCCGACCGCCACGACCGCCCCCGCACCGGCCGCCACCGCCGGGGAGGAGCAGCAGGTACGCCGGCGCCGGCGCCTGTCCCCCGGCAGGCGGCTGCCCGCCGGCCGGCTGCTCGGCCCCGTGCTCGTCCTCCTCCTGTGGTCCGCCGCGTCCGCCGCCGGGCGGCTGGACCCCGGTGCGGTCCCCGCCCCCTGGACGGTGGTGGAGACCGGCGCCCGGCTGTGGACGGAGGGCACGCTGCCGGACGACGTCCTCACCTCGCTGCGGCGGGCCGCCTCCGGCTTCACGATCGGACTGACCGTGGGCGTCGTCCTCGCGCTGGTCTCCGGGCTCAGCCGGACCGGCGAGGCGCTGATCGACGGGAGCGTGCAGCTGAACCGGGCGATTCCCACGCTCGGCCTGATCCCGCTGTTCATCCTGTGGCTGGGCATCGGCGAGACGTTCAAGATCGCGATCATCGCCATCGTCGTCTACATCCCGATCTACCTCAACACCCACGCCGCGCTCTCCGGCATCGACCACCGGTTCGTGGAACTGGCCGAGGTGCAGGGACTGTCCCGGTCCGCCTTCATCCGGCAGGTCGTCGTCCCGGGCGCCCTGCCCGGCTTCTTCGTCGGCCTGCGGCTCGGGGTGACCGGCTCCTGGCTGGGCCTGGTCGTCCTCGAGCAGATCAACGCCACCAGCGGACTCGGCTACATGATGTTCCAGGCGCAGAACTACGGCCAGACGGACGTCATCCTCGTCGGCCTCGTCGTCTACGGCGTCTTCGGCCTCACCTCGGACACCCTCGTCCGCCTGATCGAACGGAGGGTGCTGTCATGGCGCCGCACGCTCAGCAGCTGA
- a CDS encoding LLM class flavin-dependent oxidoreductase has product MTRRLHLNAFLMNTGHHEASWRLPESDPYAHVDLGHHVRLARTAERGTFDSLFLADGPQLWNSVAQRPAGTLEPLTLLTALATATEHIGLIATASTSYNSPYNLARKFASLDIVSGGRAGWNIVTTAGAEAARNFGLDAEPAHAERYARAAEFVEVARKLWDSWEDDAVVADKAAGVWGDDARIHPPLHRGTYFRVEGALDVPRTPQGHPLLVQAGSSEDGKRFAARYAEAVFTAQQTLAGAQAFYADLKARTAAAGRDPGHVKVLPGIVPVVGSTEAEARRQEQVLEDHIVHEHGVRRLELLLRLAPGSLDLDAELLADLPPEDAIEGARSRYALVVELARRERLTVRRLIGRLGGGRGHLTFAGTPEQVADTIEQWFSLGAADGFNVMPAVLPSGLDTFVDQVVPILRARGLFRTEYGPRQTLRERYGLPRPANRHAAAVPAASSAPV; this is encoded by the coding sequence ATGACCCGCCGCCTGCACCTCAACGCGTTCCTGATGAACACCGGTCATCACGAGGCCTCGTGGCGGCTGCCGGAGAGCGACCCGTACGCGCACGTCGACCTCGGCCACCACGTGCGCCTGGCGCGGACCGCCGAACGCGGCACCTTCGACTCGCTGTTCCTCGCCGACGGCCCCCAGCTGTGGAACAGCGTGGCCCAGCGTCCCGCCGGGACCCTGGAACCGCTCACCCTGCTCACCGCCCTGGCGACGGCCACCGAGCACATCGGGCTGATCGCGACGGCGTCGACGTCGTACAACTCGCCCTACAACCTGGCCCGGAAGTTCGCCTCGCTGGACATCGTCAGCGGCGGCCGGGCCGGCTGGAACATCGTGACCACGGCCGGCGCCGAGGCGGCCCGCAACTTCGGCCTGGACGCCGAGCCCGCGCACGCCGAGCGGTACGCCCGGGCCGCCGAGTTCGTCGAGGTGGCCCGCAAGCTCTGGGACAGCTGGGAGGACGACGCGGTCGTCGCCGACAAGGCGGCCGGGGTCTGGGGCGACGACGCCAGGATCCACCCGCCGCTCCACCGGGGGACGTACTTCCGCGTGGAGGGCGCCCTCGACGTCCCGCGCACGCCGCAGGGTCATCCGCTGCTGGTGCAGGCCGGCTCCTCCGAGGACGGGAAGCGGTTCGCGGCCCGGTACGCGGAGGCGGTGTTCACCGCGCAGCAGACGCTCGCCGGCGCGCAGGCCTTCTACGCCGACCTCAAGGCCCGCACGGCGGCGGCCGGACGCGACCCCGGCCACGTCAAGGTGCTGCCCGGCATCGTGCCCGTGGTCGGCTCCACCGAGGCGGAGGCGCGGCGGCAGGAGCAGGTGCTGGAGGACCACATCGTGCACGAGCACGGGGTGCGCCGGCTGGAGCTCCTGCTGCGCCTGGCGCCCGGCTCGCTGGACCTGGACGCCGAGCTGCTCGCCGACCTGCCGCCGGAGGACGCCATCGAGGGCGCCAGGAGCCGCTACGCGCTCGTGGTGGAGCTGGCCCGGCGCGAGCGGCTCACCGTGCGCCGGCTGATCGGCCGGCTCGGCGGCGGACGCGGTCACCTGACCTTCGCGGGGACGCCCGAGCAGGTCGCGGACACCATCGAGCAGTGGTTCTCCCTCGGCGCCGCCGACGGCTTCAACGTCATGCCGGCCGTCCTGCCGTCCGGCCTCGACACCTTCGTCGACCAGGTCGTCCCGATCCTGCGCGCCCGCGGGCTGTTCCGCACGGAGTACGGACCGCGGCAGACCCTGCGGGAGCGCTACGGCCTCCCGCGCCCCGCCAACCGGCACGCGGCCGCCGTGCCCGCCGCGTCCTCCGCCCCCGTCTGA
- a CDS encoding ABC transporter ATP-binding protein, giving the protein MAPHAQQLTRPAVRLRGLTRSFGGRTVLDGIDLDLPAGQFTALLGHSGSGKSTLLRAVAGIDHGVTGSGTLTAPERVSVVFQDSRLLPWRRVLPNVLLGLDGGDAGERGRAALAEVGLGGRERAWPSELSGGEAQRAALARSLVREPELLLADEPFGALDALTRIRMHGLLRELWERHRPSVLLVTHDVDEAIVLADRVLVLDRGRIGLDLTIDRPHPRSYRDPLLGEYRERLLTALGVTEDHA; this is encoded by the coding sequence ATGGCGCCGCACGCTCAGCAGCTGACCCGGCCCGCCGTGCGGCTGCGCGGTCTGACCCGCTCCTTCGGGGGACGCACGGTCCTCGACGGCATCGACCTCGACCTGCCCGCCGGGCAGTTCACGGCCCTGCTCGGGCACAGCGGCTCCGGCAAGAGCACCCTGCTGCGCGCCGTCGCGGGGATCGACCACGGTGTCACCGGCAGCGGGACGCTCACCGCCCCCGAGCGGGTGTCGGTGGTCTTCCAGGACTCCCGGCTGCTGCCCTGGCGCCGCGTCCTGCCCAACGTGCTGCTCGGCCTGGACGGCGGCGACGCCGGGGAGCGGGGCCGTGCCGCCCTCGCCGAGGTCGGCCTCGGCGGCCGCGAGCGCGCCTGGCCGAGCGAGCTGTCCGGCGGCGAGGCGCAGCGCGCCGCCCTGGCCCGCTCCCTGGTGCGGGAACCGGAACTGCTGCTCGCCGACGAGCCGTTCGGGGCGCTGGACGCGCTCACCCGGATCCGGATGCACGGCCTGCTCAGGGAGCTGTGGGAGCGGCACCGGCCCTCCGTCCTGCTCGTCACGCACGACGTGGACGAGGCGATCGTGCTCGCCGACCGCGTCCTCGTCCTCGACCGGGGCCGCATCGGCCTCGACCTCACCATCGACCGGCCGCATCCGCGCTCCTACCGGGACCCGCTCCTCGGGGAGTACCGCGAACGGCTGCTGACCGCCCTCGGCGTCACGGAGGACCACGCATGA